From one Anaerotruncus rubiinfantis genomic stretch:
- a CDS encoding GntR family transcriptional regulator — translation MLQLDLQSRQPIYEQLILRLSELIAVGALAPDAQLPSVRNLARDLGVNPNTVQKAYQELERQGIIYSVAGKGSFIASGDHANKILCAQNLGKIREAVRDGKRTGLSRRQVDEVVDSVYEEDLKR, via the coding sequence GTGCTGCAACTGGATTTGCAAAGCCGCCAGCCGATCTATGAGCAACTCATCCTGCGGCTGTCCGAGCTGATCGCGGTGGGCGCGCTCGCGCCGGACGCACAGCTGCCGTCGGTCAGGAACCTGGCACGGGATCTGGGCGTGAACCCAAATACTGTCCAGAAGGCGTACCAGGAGCTGGAACGGCAGGGAATCATATACTCAGTGGCTGGAAAAGGCAGTTTTATTGCATCCGGCGACCACGCGAATAAAATTCTTTGCGCGCAGAACCTCGGGAAAATCCGCGAGGCGGTCCGGGACGGCAAGCGTACCGGGCTTAGCCGCCGGCAGGTGGACGAGGTGGTCGATTCGGTTTATGAGGAGGATTTGAAACGATGA
- a CDS encoding DUF6449 domain-containing protein, which translates to MTTTTSYSERGRFLGLYKSTFRRNIGFFALLCTVIGIFYPFQYAMEAFKSVDLAAEAIRYDNPYYQYSLGGLGLNYTGISAFFFSAIMLVAPLVLALVLNGYMHSKKAADVYHALPLRRETLLGVNFAVAMSMLWIPVIVSNLLISLLQIAKFGFDAGTFGYLWLDMLGWFAASATIYMVTAFVSVCVGTIFDAFVFACTLLISGPVLSGLFVGLCSEFLYGFTASDAFMRIIFLLSPLTLMPARFAFENPYAGIAPLSRSVDEISALTESNIAILVYLLLAAAFFFVTMKLYRKRPSETAETTTSKGILQILIKLIGTMISGICVGFVFYAISYPRGQMPFVMWTIIGGILAYAIIEVILNRGFKTLVKSLPLGVLMVAVTVGGTLIPMTGAFGYETRVPDTAKVTSAEINYTGRYDGYAVRVGPDIDYDGDLRTNSLRTVTLTDPQAIDAIRAFHTDAVGKGYDRAGYMEDSDVPVMWTNTEITYRLQGGGKLTRTYNAVDAETMSKLAPLETNAEFLTQRHPAFFTDPSNIIEWEISDLYGKNRVKHLLSPADSSALLEAIRTDLSAMTLDELRYPTETPVAYLSFTANLPKTPAERAARSGQFLISSEKQQTYQFLKQKGLLSGIEVDLDDCVAVSAIVDNGAGGGRYRNNYSAIAQMSPGDYQFSAQELEYTRENIRSERENWTEEAERIGMEEFLQSRGRYEVTALFENPGDIQAMADAMVGSYAVGEPLVYANFYFDGAATGTPVLVPLSRLPEHMRSQFEMETFLKGSIAP; encoded by the coding sequence ATGACTACAACAACATCATATTCTGAGCGCGGCCGGTTCCTTGGGTTGTATAAGAGCACCTTCCGCCGCAACATCGGCTTTTTTGCCCTGCTGTGCACCGTCATCGGCATCTTCTATCCGTTCCAGTACGCGATGGAGGCGTTTAAATCGGTCGACCTGGCCGCCGAGGCCATCCGCTACGACAACCCCTATTACCAATACAGTCTTGGCGGCCTTGGCCTGAACTATACCGGCATTTCCGCCTTCTTCTTCTCGGCGATCATGCTGGTCGCCCCGTTGGTGCTCGCGCTTGTGCTGAATGGCTACATGCACAGCAAAAAGGCCGCCGACGTCTACCATGCGCTGCCGCTGCGCCGCGAAACGCTGCTGGGGGTCAACTTTGCGGTCGCCATGAGCATGCTGTGGATCCCGGTGATCGTTTCAAACCTGCTTATTTCGCTGCTTCAGATCGCCAAATTCGGCTTCGATGCAGGCACATTCGGTTACCTGTGGCTGGATATGCTCGGTTGGTTCGCGGCATCCGCAACGATTTATATGGTGACCGCGTTTGTTTCGGTCTGTGTGGGTACGATATTTGACGCATTTGTGTTTGCCTGTACACTGCTTATCTCCGGACCGGTGCTCAGCGGGCTTTTTGTGGGGCTCTGCAGCGAGTTCCTCTATGGATTTACAGCCAGCGATGCCTTCATGCGGATCATTTTCCTGCTTTCGCCGCTCACCCTGATGCCCGCGCGGTTCGCGTTTGAAAACCCGTATGCGGGGATAGCGCCGCTGTCAAGATCGGTGGACGAAATCAGCGCCCTGACCGAAAGCAACATTGCTATTTTAGTCTACCTGCTGCTTGCGGCGGCGTTCTTCTTTGTGACCATGAAACTCTACCGCAAACGACCGAGCGAAACCGCAGAGACCACCACCTCGAAAGGTATCCTGCAAATCCTTATCAAGCTGATCGGTACGATGATCAGCGGCATCTGCGTTGGATTCGTATTCTATGCGATTTCGTATCCGCGCGGGCAGATGCCGTTTGTCATGTGGACGATCATCGGCGGCATCCTTGCATACGCAATTATAGAAGTGATCCTCAATCGGGGCTTTAAAACGCTGGTAAAAAGCCTGCCGCTTGGTGTGCTGATGGTGGCGGTCACTGTGGGTGGGACGCTTATCCCAATGACCGGCGCGTTTGGTTATGAAACGCGCGTGCCGGATACCGCGAAGGTGACTTCGGCTGAGATCAACTATACTGGCCGTTACGATGGATATGCTGTCCGGGTGGGTCCGGATATAGATTATGACGGGGACCTGCGTACAAACAGCCTGCGCACAGTCACGCTGACCGATCCGCAGGCCATCGATGCGATACGCGCCTTCCATACCGACGCGGTCGGGAAAGGATACGACCGCGCCGGGTACATGGAGGACAGCGACGTGCCGGTCATGTGGACCAACACGGAGATCACCTATCGGCTGCAGGGCGGCGGCAAGCTGACTCGTACCTATAATGCAGTCGACGCGGAAACCATGTCGAAGCTCGCGCCGCTCGAAACGAACGCGGAGTTCCTCACCCAGCGGCATCCGGCATTCTTTACCGATCCCTCCAACATCATTGAATGGGAAATCTCTGACCTGTACGGTAAAAACCGGGTGAAGCACCTGCTGTCGCCCGCGGATTCCAGCGCGCTGCTCGAAGCGATCCGGACGGATCTTTCCGCGATGACGCTGGATGAGCTGCGGTATCCCACTGAAACGCCGGTGGCATATCTTTCCTTCACAGCGAACCTGCCAAAGACGCCGGCTGAACGCGCGGCCAGATCCGGACAGTTCCTCATCTCCAGCGAGAAACAGCAGACCTATCAGTTCCTCAAGCAGAAGGGCCTGCTCAGCGGAATCGAGGTCGATCTCGATGACTGCGTCGCAGTGTCGGCGATTGTGGACAACGGCGCCGGCGGTGGGCGCTACCGCAACAACTATTCCGCGATCGCGCAGATGTCGCCTGGCGACTACCAGTTCTCCGCGCAGGAGCTGGAATACACCCGCGAAAACATCCGGAGTGAACGGGAAAATTGGACTGAAGAGGCGGAACGGATCGGAATGGAAGAATTCCTGCAATCCAGAGGCCGCTATGAAGTGACCGCGCTGTTTGAAAATCCGGGTGACATCCAGGCGATGGCGGACGCGATGGTCGGCAGCTATGCGGTTGGGGAACCGCTCGTCTACGCGAACTTTTATTTTGACGGCGCGGCCACCGGTACCCCGGTGCTGGTCCCGCTTTCCCGCCTGCCGGAACATATGCGCAGTCAGTTTGAAATGGAGACCTTCCTGAAAGGTTCCATTGCTCCCTGA
- a CDS encoding ABC transporter ATP-binding protein, giving the protein MIEANALVKCFGDFTALSSLTTTIRDSSIYGLVGSNGSGKSTFLRLVAGVYMPDGGTIRVDGEEVYENTAVKERTFFVADDLYFLPQSSMNDMAKFYKGIFSGFSDERYAKLCTIFPLDPKKKINTFSKGMKRQAALLLGLSCQPDLLLLDEAFDGLDPVMRGAVKKLLSDDIAARDMTVIITSHNLRELEDLCDHVGLLHKGQILFEREIDELKLGFCKVHAAFPQGVDDQIFKKLDIMQMSRSGSLVNLVVRGTSADAAAYLLEQGAVFAEGVPLTLEEVFIHEMEAVGYDYNNIIF; this is encoded by the coding sequence ATGATTGAGGCAAACGCGCTGGTCAAATGCTTCGGTGATTTCACGGCGCTTTCTTCGCTCACCACAACCATCCGGGACAGCTCAATCTACGGGCTGGTTGGCTCGAACGGCTCGGGAAAATCGACCTTCCTGCGGCTGGTCGCGGGTGTTTATATGCCGGATGGGGGTACCATCAGGGTGGATGGGGAAGAGGTCTACGAGAACACCGCGGTCAAAGAACGGACTTTTTTTGTGGCGGATGATCTGTATTTCCTTCCGCAGTCCAGCATGAACGACATGGCGAAGTTTTATAAGGGGATCTTCTCCGGCTTTTCGGACGAACGGTATGCAAAGCTCTGCACGATTTTCCCGCTCGATCCGAAAAAGAAGATCAATACCTTCTCAAAAGGGATGAAGCGGCAGGCCGCGCTTCTGCTGGGGCTCTCCTGCCAGCCTGACCTGCTGCTTCTGGACGAAGCGTTCGACGGGCTCGACCCGGTGATGCGCGGCGCGGTGAAGAAGTTGCTTTCGGATGACATCGCCGCCCGGGATATGACGGTCATCATCACTTCTCACAACCTGCGCGAGCTCGAGGATCTGTGCGACCACGTCGGGCTGCTGCACAAGGGGCAGATACTCTTCGAGCGGGAGATCGACGAGCTTAAGCTGGGATTTTGCAAGGTGCACGCGGCCTTTCCGCAGGGCGTGGACGACCAGATTTTCAAAAAGCTCGATATTATGCAGATGTCCCGCAGCGGAAGCCTTGTGAATCTTGTGGTGCGCGGGACGAGCGCCGACGCAGCCGCCTACCTGCTCGAACAGGGCGCGGTATTCGCGGAAGGCGTACCGCTCACGCTTGAGGAAGTATTCATTCATGAAATGGAGGCGGTCGGTTATGACTACAACAACATCATATTCTGA